A section of the Natronolimnobius sp. AArcel1 genome encodes:
- a CDS encoding TRAM domain-containing protein, producing MQIPDTLRCLFSASVTEQRDSYVIEIPKSEITTGNIQEDGVYRVGLFETETTPDEDSTQRPEEDTLEPPVSEGETRTVDIEGLGEQGDGVARVERGYVIIVPDTEKGERVTIELTDVTETVAFAEVIEREDYYL from the coding sequence ATGCAGATTCCCGACACCCTACGATGTCTATTCAGTGCTAGCGTGACAGAACAACGCGATTCGTACGTTATTGAAATTCCTAAGTCTGAGATTACAACCGGAAATATTCAAGAGGACGGAGTATATCGCGTTGGACTGTTTGAAACGGAAACCACTCCTGACGAGGACAGTACACAGAGACCAGAGGAAGACACTCTAGAGCCACCTGTTTCGGAAGGCGAAACTCGAACTGTAGACATTGAAGGTCTCGGAGAGCAAGGTGATGGCGTTGCTCGTGTCGAGCGAGGCTATGTGATCATTGTCCCCGATACGGAGAAGGGAGAACGAGTGACCATCGAACTCACGGATGTCACAGAAACAGTTGCCTTCGCCGAGGTTATCGAACGCGAGGACTATTATCTGTGA
- a CDS encoding DUF4397 domain-containing protein, with protein MTESPLSRRRIIQIGGGLVVVSGVGGTTAASSDHEPTDQPTDTGFRTRSAHLSPDAPTIDIYVDGERVREDISYGTVTDYRDLEPGTYSVQVVPTGEDPSEAVLEETDEIDDADSTLAVVGEVAAENQPLEALFLDDDNSPVDPGTARVRVLHASPDAPAVDVVAGENGDTLFENVAFGESGYVEVPEGEYPLAIYPAGDRETSVFEVDVSLAGGTVYSAFAIGYLEPEEAPADEPFEILLTEDSLPDDENVESDEAKLNEDEPEKEPEEELKEDEPEKDETEKKAT; from the coding sequence ATGACTGAATCTCCCCTGAGTCGACGACGAATTATTCAGATCGGCGGCGGCCTCGTGGTGGTCAGTGGCGTCGGAGGTACTACGGCCGCCTCGAGTGACCACGAACCAACCGACCAGCCAACCGATACCGGCTTCCGGACGCGAAGTGCACACCTCTCACCCGATGCACCTACCATCGACATCTACGTCGACGGAGAGCGGGTTCGCGAGGACATCTCGTACGGAACGGTCACCGACTACCGCGACCTCGAACCCGGTACGTACTCGGTCCAGGTCGTGCCCACCGGTGAAGACCCGTCCGAAGCAGTGCTCGAAGAGACCGACGAGATCGACGACGCGGATTCCACTCTCGCGGTAGTCGGTGAAGTGGCCGCCGAAAACCAGCCCCTCGAGGCACTGTTTCTCGACGATGATAACAGCCCGGTCGATCCGGGTACCGCTCGCGTTCGCGTCCTTCACGCTTCACCCGACGCGCCTGCGGTGGACGTGGTTGCCGGTGAAAACGGGGACACGCTGTTCGAGAACGTCGCGTTCGGCGAGTCCGGCTACGTCGAAGTCCCCGAAGGAGAGTATCCGCTCGCCATCTATCCGGCAGGCGACCGAGAGACCAGCGTCTTCGAAGTCGACGTGTCCCTCGCCGGTGGAACCGTCTACTCCGCGTTCGCGATTGGCTACCTCGAGCCGGAGGAAGCACCCGCCGATGAGCCGTTCGAGATCCTTCTCACGGAGGATTCCCTCCCGGACGACGAGAACGTTGAGTCGGACGAAGCGAAGCTCAACGAAGACGAGCCGGAGAAAGAGCCTGAAGAGGAACTGAAAGAAGACGAACCAGAGAAAGACGAGACAGAGAAGAAGGCTACGTGA
- a CDS encoding YdhR family protein, with product MPNDRVGDVVRTADGQSFTIYRETTVERPADESSVSEAVLAFQFQLRFMPAPSVPYATRVFEPLSFLTTPFFAGLPGFRTKLWLFDHDTGDYLGIYQWETLNDARRYAQALQKLMAVLSSPNSLSYEIAEEMSLDEYLATRSPNPRHSSGSASGN from the coding sequence ATGCCGAACGACCGAGTCGGTGACGTTGTAAGGACTGCTGACGGCCAGTCGTTTACCATCTACCGCGAAACAACCGTCGAACGACCAGCCGACGAATCGTCAGTATCGGAAGCCGTCCTCGCGTTCCAGTTTCAACTCCGGTTCATGCCGGCTCCGAGTGTTCCCTATGCAACGCGAGTGTTCGAACCGCTCTCTTTCCTCACGACGCCCTTCTTCGCCGGGTTACCCGGATTTCGGACGAAGCTGTGGCTATTCGACCACGATACTGGCGACTACCTCGGGATCTATCAGTGGGAGACGTTGAACGATGCGAGACGCTACGCCCAAGCACTTCAGAAACTTATGGCCGTGCTTTCGTCGCCGAATTCGCTCTCGTACGAAATCGCTGAAGAGATGTCGCTCGACGAGTACCTCGCTACTCGTTCTCCGAACCCGCGTCACTCGAGTGGTTCGGCCTCGGGAAACTGA
- a CDS encoding transcription initiation factor IIB family protein: protein MERLTRQKEREDETEDETTGQEGVRSCPECDSTTLTRSSDESEISCEDCGLILEEEAIDRGPEWRAFNAAERDSKSRVGAPTTQTMHDKGLTTTIDWKDQDAYGRSLSSEKRTQMNRLRKWQERIRTKDAGERNLQFALSETDRMASALGVPRSVREVASVLYRRALDEDLIRGRSIEGVATSTLYAACRMEGIPRSLDEIAAVSRVDRMEIGRTYRYISQELSLEMEPVDPKKYVPRFCSELELPEEVQAKANEIIDTTAEKGLLSGKSPTGYAAAAIYAASLLCNSKKTQREVADVAQVTEVTIRNRYQEQIAAMGIHS, encoded by the coding sequence ATGGAACGCCTGACCCGCCAGAAAGAGCGTGAGGACGAAACTGAGGATGAAACCACTGGACAGGAAGGCGTTCGATCCTGTCCTGAATGTGATTCAACGACGCTCACCAGAAGTTCGGATGAAAGCGAAATTAGCTGTGAGGACTGTGGTCTGATTTTGGAAGAGGAGGCGATTGACCGAGGGCCAGAATGGCGAGCGTTCAACGCAGCCGAGCGTGACAGCAAATCACGTGTTGGTGCGCCGACGACCCAGACAATGCACGATAAGGGGCTGACGACGACAATCGACTGGAAAGACCAGGACGCCTACGGTCGATCACTTTCCTCGGAAAAGCGCACGCAAATGAATCGACTGCGGAAATGGCAAGAGCGGATCCGAACAAAGGATGCCGGCGAACGAAACCTCCAGTTTGCGCTCTCTGAGACAGATCGAATGGCTTCTGCCCTAGGTGTGCCCCGCTCTGTCCGAGAGGTTGCAAGCGTCCTCTATCGACGTGCACTCGATGAGGACCTCATCCGAGGCCGCTCAATCGAAGGTGTGGCTACCAGTACGTTATACGCTGCCTGTCGGATGGAAGGGATCCCACGATCCCTGGACGAAATTGCGGCTGTCTCACGAGTAGACCGGATGGAGATTGGCCGCACATATCGGTACATCTCACAGGAACTAAGCCTCGAGATGGAGCCTGTCGATCCGAAGAAATACGTCCCTCGATTCTGTTCTGAACTCGAACTTCCCGAAGAGGTCCAAGCGAAAGCCAACGAAATCATCGATACGACAGCCGAGAAAGGGTTACTGTCAGGCAAATCACCGACTGGATATGCCGCAGCGGCCATCTATGCCGCTTCGCTCCTTTGCAACAGCAAAAAGACCCAGCGTGAAGTCGCGGATGTTGCGCAAGTAACTGAGGTCACGATCCGAAATCGCTATCAAGAGCAAATCGCTGCAATGGGAATTCACAGCTAA